Genomic segment of Odontesthes bonariensis isolate fOdoBon6 chromosome 10, fOdoBon6.hap1, whole genome shotgun sequence:
GTCAGTTTGACTGTCGGAGCTCTAAAATTTTTTTCTCTTGACACTTGAGTGTTTAGGAGAGCGTTCACATGCACATTTGTGTCCTCTATATAAAGTAGTTCCCAACCCGATCACAGAGGAGGAGCATCAGGTTTTCACTCCAGAGGTTGTGGATTAGCTGGAGTAGCAGAAGCTTCTTTTCACGTGCACAGATCTAAAGTTCTGGACCTCTACGTTTCCAGCCTTGAAGCTGTGAAGATGAGATAGTTGGTCTTTAAGTTGATTCATCTGGTTCAGATAAACCCggggcagaaccagaactcactgggggggggggttatataTCACATCTGGCCCGGGAAAGCCTCTGGTTctcccaggaggagctggagaaagatcaatcaatcaatctttatttataaagcgcatttcataccacaggcaactcaatgtgctttacataaagacagaaaaaatacaacacagaaatacagagcaGGTCATTCGTGTaaactaacaaacatggataaactttcctctaagaggaagcatttaaaaatatagctaataacagaacggttggtataatgaatgataacagaTCTTCAATATATGAATACGACTAAGTTTGCCTCCGagtgaagcattaataagatcagaaacatggataagctttcctctaagagggagAATTTAAGAAGCCGTTCGATGGtccataaattaaattaaaggggacttgggtaaaaagctttcatctgagaggaaatattaaggtttatacagtgataataggtcttaataaaccatttgaatatgactaagttttcctcTTAGTGAAGCGTTAACGAGATAAGGGTAGAATGAGAGAGGAAATAACACattgggggagaggaggagagagatcAGCACAAAGAAGGAATTGGGAAACAGTGAAGGAGGTGTTGTGTTATTCAGtgagagtgtgtgcgtgtgtgtgcgtgtgtgtgtgtgtgtgtgtgtgtacgtaaGTCTGTGCTAAACTTTTATCAGGCATTTGTCCTTGACAGTGGTGGAAGCTTGTCAGCCACTCTGAGTTTCCCTCCTGGACATGTTGACCCGACCTCAGATGGGTGGAAGACAAGTTGTTTTTCTGACCAAAACTGTGCAAAATCGAGCTAACGCGATCAGATAAGGAGGTTTGGGTTCAAATCAGCCCTAAAGTCACAATAAAGGAGCTCCTCTTgacatatttctgttttttgtcaGAAACCGGGACAGAAATCAGCCCGTCAAGACTTCGTATCAGCTCACTTAAAGCgcttccagactgtcgctctgctctaataaaatcctgattttagaaCCACAGAATCAGCATTAAAGCAGCTTAAAGACTGTGCACGTACATGTACCGTGACCTCCCACAGAGGCAGCAGGGTGCATGTATTCTGGGAAAAGGACATCGATCTGGTTAGATGGCCAAGTCGAGCCGTCACTGATGTCTCATCTCAGAGGGACACGCTTCCCTTAAATCAGGCTTAAAGTTGTGCAGAGGAAACTTTCTTTAGACTGCAAAGGAAAAGCAGACGAGCCCAGAGCTGAAAGAATCTTTTAGATCCCTGAAAACATTAAAGTACCGAGGCTTTCTGCAGAAATGTGCATTTAAAAGTCTGTGAAACATCCTGAGCTGGAGAAATGAGAAGTTTCTTTTCCACTGTCAGTTATCAGTTTAAAGGATGAAACTTTGCCCTAAATGTCCAGATAAAGAAGCAGAACCGGAGCGTGTTTGTGTTCTGTGATGCACGTTGGACTCTTTCAgcatctttctctttctctctgcaggTGGAGCGTCCGTCTTTCTCTGTAGACGTCCTCAGGAGACACACCGCCGACTCCAAGATGGACGGCCTGTCATCAAAGGGTAACGTTTCTCATGTTGTTCTTAGCGGTTGATGGGGTGGGCTGATATTATGTCATATTACCACATAATAATGACTGCCATATacttatgtatatatttatatttatttttttatttttttacctattttatctattttattttattttttattatttatatttataaattattatttattttattttattttttacctattttatctttatttttttcttacatatgCATAGTTTTTTATTCTACCTTTTATTCTACTTTTGTTTCTACTTTAgccttgttctatgtctatttttgtatttgttgcACTAAGAGagcgaggtgtaaccggagtcagattcctcgtgtgtgtccacacacctggcaataaaagcgaGTCTGAttctgctttaaaacaatcagCCTCCTTCAAACACCGGTCACACCAGCAAAGATCTGCTGAGGAACCAAAACCTTCCTGTTAAATCTCTCAGAGCTGAAGTCGGTCTTCAGGTTTCTGATTCATTTCTGAACCCTGTTGAAGCCTCAGACTGCGTGTTGGAAACCCACAGATTCCTGCTGTTTGTTCCACATGAAACTCCAGCGTTTCCACAGTTATAAACGCGAGTTTCAGGCGTTGCCTCCGTGTTGGTGTGTGTTCCCTCAGAGCTGAAGGCCCAGCAGGAGCCCATGTTGACCTGTGAGCTGTGCGGCCGGGTGGACTTCGCCTACATCTTCAAAAGGTCCAAAAGGTTCTGCTCTACAGTGTGCGCGAAGCGGTGAGGCGGCTTTCATGTTGTCCCGTTTCAGCCTGGTGTTTCAGCTCTGCTCTTTAGATATTTATATGAATGTGTCGTGTTCGCTCGGTGCAGCTCAGCGCATGTTTGAGCTGCTGCTTCTGGGCTAACTGTCTTATTTCACCACAGTTTGGAGgatttctgtgagttttttaattatttaactgaGTGGACCTGTGATCAGGAGCATGTTTTAACTGTTCTGATGTCATATAAAGAACAATGTTCGTCTCTTATCTTGTACGAAGTGGGATGAATTCAGTCAGTAATGATGCAGCTTTTCTCCTGAAGAGATGCACTTCTATTGGCTGAAGCTCAATGTCTCCACTGAGAAGGAATCAGTCAGGCTGACATATCTGATGTCTGACCTTTCAACATATTTAACAACCCCAGAAGGATCTAAAACAGATAcattcagcttcttttttttgtttgtttgtttaatatTTCTTATTGATGTGTATACAAGAGTAACAGAGGCACTTACATGTAGCGGTATACCATGGTGTGGTCATTAAACATGTTTGTATACACCCTTGGATTTAGattatattttcatattttaacaacaaacgattgcagaaagaaaaaagaaatagactACTCAATGAAAAAGGATTTATAACATAGTCTTGTTAAGATGATTAAACTGTCCGCATAAATATAACagataaattacataaataatagaaaaattaaataaaaataaataaataaaatttaaaaagggggggggggtaagtTTCTCCTACTTGAATATTTAATTTTCTCTTGATCCATTGTGTGCTGGAAGGAGCTGTTCTGGATTTCCAATTCAGAAGGAGATGGCGTTTAGCAATTACTAGCAATTACAGAGGTTAAAAGCTATTAATTCCAATTCTTTAGTGGCGTACAGGGTAAAGTCTTCTGGAAGAGCAAAAACACCAGTGTGTGGTGAAGTGTGAACAGTCCTGAGAGTACCTTGGACATGGTGTGGAAGTAAATTTGCCAAAAATTCCTAAGATCTGGACAAGAGAAAAAGATATGCGTAAGATTACAGGCTGAGCCTCCACATCTGTGCCATCTTGTTTTTGAATAATGGCATCTAAATACAACTTATAAGGTCAAACAGGCACAAACAGAGGTTTTGTGAATGACTTTCAGAACGGATTCCCACCAGCGTTGATCAGAAATCACTCCCAGCTCACGCTCCCAAGTCTGCATTCGGCttcgttaaagggacagttcgcctcttttgacatgaagctgtatgacatcccatatcagcaacatcatttatgaacatcttcttaccccctgctgcgtcctgtgagcagagttccagcctcgttttggtgttgatgaaagtagtccggctagttggctggggtttaaaaaataaagcgttttgcttctcagaacaatatgcgttcaaaagagtaatacatttgcatcacaaaatggttctccaggaaaaagtcagacctcacaatcgcttggccctattttctctcccttcgtatcactgcctgctgtgcagaccgaagtgcagaccgagcagcaaacactgtaacaggcacggctgtcggcagcaggcagtgatacgaagggagagaaaatagggccaagagattgtgaggtctgactttttcctggagaacgattttgtgatgcaaatgtattactcttttgaacgcatattgttttgagaagcaaaacactttattttttaagccccagccaactagccggactaccttcatcaacaccaaaacgaggctggaactctgctcacaggacgcagcagggggtaagaaaatgttcatgaatgatgttgctgatatgggatgttacacagcttcatgtcaaaagaggcgaactgtccctttaaacctCACGTGTAAAACACAAGCTGTAGGTTCAGTTTCACTGTTGATTCCAACAACTTTACTGCAGCTCAGTTCAGTTGGGGTCAGAATTGAACTGCATGCTGTTAAAAGCCGGGATTTTACTCAAATTTCTGGGCATGAAAGTCAGGTTTAACATCATGAatcacacacatatacagtGTTCGTGTCGTTAAAACTGCACACAGATGTGAGCTGCCGTCACATCCAGCGGGAGAAGCTGCGACCtgaacgtttccttctctctgaGCTTTAAAAACGCCGCCGCTCTGTGAGTCTGTGTCTCCGGTTTGAACTGCTGTGAACTTAAATCTCCCTGCAGCTACAACGTGGGATGCACCAAGAGGATGGGCCTCTTCCCGAACCGCAAAACCACCCTGGAAAACCTGAAGAAGCAGAAAACGCTGAACGGAAGCCACAGAAACGGCAGTTTGGAGCTTAAAAAGAAGGTGAGttccctttttgtttctttaagcAAACCTGGACTCATCTGAGCAGCTGGTGAATGAAGCTAATGACGGCTACGCAGGAGCTAAAGAAACTAGAAAATGGCTGAATGGGATACTATGAACTCCTGTTAGAAAAGTTGAAGAGCCAGGAATATAATCTGAagaccgtcagaagcagaaggcttagaggaacgcggcaatgtagtttttatattgattgagtgaaatatttttaaatggcagcaggttgaacacacttgAAGCTGTGTTTTGAgtactaccaaacttaacattagagttagtcagagaattcgtcagaatttgagagattgttctagcttaaaggctcatagctgaaattctgtaattgtgagctctttagtagttacattggctgaaagaggataatttttcctacattttaaggtataatttgtttctgtaagttaaactgtatgaaagttagaggaatttgtttgaatatcagaaaaagctgaaaatgaccattgtgccattctgctggctcttcattcataaaaatcaagaaggagcaaaatgttctaattcaaaattggctgaatattttaaaaagctgaaacatttggtaatagctgaatgtgttgtaaacattttaaagtttgaatgttgTCTccagctgaaagtatgctgaagtagtttgAAAGAAGAGGAAGGATGGATTTACCATCCCTTTTAAAGGGAGGAAAACTTGCACAAAAaccttaatattttaaaaaataaaaaagttagaAACGCCAAAAGTCATTGCATACATCtcctgaaagagctgaacagttTGATATCAAAATTGTGGAAATTGGTGAAAGTGTGCAGAAGTAGTTAAACGGCAAAAAACGTACTtgccttaaagcattctcactgctgtttcctgtgaaacagcagtgagaatgcttctgagctgaatggggatagctgaccatgctaaaaaagctgaaaatagttcagttttagcagtaaaaactgttgctgaggtattggttgaaggaatATTGTGATTTTTGTGAATTACCAAACTTtacattggagttagtcagagaatttgagaggttgatctcacttcaaggctcatagctgaaattctgtaaatgtgagctctttgtagtttccattcatttgaatgacgggaaaatttgaataaaagttgaatatcttaaaaagtgtaaaagttaaaaacaccaaaaatgatagcaggaatctgctgaaagagctgaacgttttgtagaaatagctgaaagtatgcaggagtagttGGGTGCTGAAaactggcggaataataataataaagagagaCGGGAACTTAATAAtgagaatgccttaaagcattctcacaataaaagTAAGGAGCCTCAGAGGTTTATCTTTGGTTCTAACCCCCCCTGACTCTGTCAGCCGGCCCCCCCTGTGCAGAAGCCCCCCCCTCCTGCAGCTGCTGCCCCCCACTCGGTCCGACCTGCTCAGGGAGAGTCCAGCCAGTGTGCCGACCTCTCCGGCTACCAGAGACCCCCGTCCCCGCCGCCGGCCGCCCAGCGGGTCGCCCCCGAGCTGCCCCCGCTGCCCCCGCTGCCCCACAGCTTCCTGCCCAGCGACCCGGGACACTGGAACATAGCGGACGTCTACGAGTTCATCTCCTCGCTGCCAGGTGGGTGTGGTGGTGATTCTGGGATGTTTTCTGTTGCCGTGCGCTGACTGTCTGCTGCTCTGCGGCCGCAGGTTGTCTGGAGATCGCCGAGGAGTTCCGCTCGCAGGAGATCGACGGGcaggctctgctgctgctgaaggaggATCATCTCATGGGGACCATGAACATCAAACTGGGCCCGGCGCTCAAGATCTTCGCCCAGATCAGCATGCTCAGAGACTcgtagccccccccccccgccctgtTATTGGACAGACGAGGTGAAGCCAGATCAGAACCGTTCGATGGATTTTTGTTGCATCTGGCCGACCTCGGTGGAGAACTTTGGCTGCTCAGCTCACCTTTTACACCACTTCACTACTTCAGGAAAATGTCCGACCATGTTGGAGGGAAACGTGGTCGTAGGTCGGCTGTGCTGAGCGTAGTTTCCATAGCTGAACTGTAGGTGCTGCTCCTCGCCGTTTTTAGGTCAACAGTACTGAAGCGGGACTGTGAAGATGTTTCAGGCCACACGCCTGCTGTATTAGCTcagattaaagggacagttcgcctcttttgacatgaagctgtgtatcatcccatatcagcaacatcatttatgaacatcttcttaccccctgctgcgtcctgtgagcagagttccagcctcgttttggtgttgatgaaggtagtccggctagttggctggggtttaaaaaataaagcgttttgcttctcaaaacaatatacgttcaaaagagtaatacatttgcatcacaaaatggttctccaggaaaaagtcagacctcacaatcgcttggccctattttctctcccttcgtatcactgcctgctgccgcctgccgacagccgagcctgttacggtgtttgctgctcggtctgcacagcaggcagtgatacgaagggagagaaaatagggccaagccatTGTTATGTTTCACCTCTGAtttgatcaaataaaaaaaaataaacatgattTTCTTTGGATTTTATGGAGTTATTGAGCCACTTGAAGTCACTTTAAATCCTCCATCAGCTACATTCTGTCTAAGAACTATATTTATGTTTTCTGGACTGATCAAGATGCAGATATTGGACTTAATTGTATAAGTATGAACATATTTAGACTAAAGTAGGgtccaacacacacagaggtgggtagagcagccaaaaactgtactcaagtaaaagtaaaaagagaaaatagggccaagcgattgtgaggtctgactttttcctggagaaccattttgtgatgcaaatgtattactctgttgaacgcatattgttttgagaagcaaaacgctttattttttaaaccccagccaactagccggactaccttcatcaacaccaaaacgaggctggaactctgctcacaggacgcagcagggggtaagaagatgttcagaaatgatgttgctaatatgggatgtcatacagcttcatgtcaaaagaggcgaactgtccctttaagatcaGTGTTATCTGTGTGCATGGTGTGCACGGGTGCAGTTAGTTCTGATCCGGGACCTCAAACGCGGACGTTTCTGTCGCTgcacagtaaaaaaaatctaGTTAAATCTCTTTATAAATGTCAAACTGTAGAAAGGAAAAGGACACGGTGGGCAATACAGTTTACTAACTTATAGAGAAATGAAcagtctcttattttttttaacggaTCATCAACCAAAAATCCAGACCAAACTAAGTTTTTAACTGATTTTCACGTCATCGAGAGAAATGAGTTTTTGATCCCCTGCAGCCATTCTGACTCCTACAGATTCTAATCGATCCAACCTCCAACGGCGTCGGGGACGAGGCTGGAATGGGTTAAAGACATTCAGCTTGGTGAGAAAGATATTTGGAAATGGGAGATCAGTCGCCCTCGGTCTGTGCGAGATCTTCCCTGATGGGTTGAGGATGGAGGATCTGATGGCAGTTTGGATCACGCCGTGTGCTTACCTGCGAACATCTAAAGGATTCAGAGAAGGCTCAGGAGAAAAACCCAAAGAACAGTCGAGCACGGAGGTGGAAGCATTATGCTCTGGGGCTGTTTCTCTGCTGAGGGTTCGGGACGACTTCCCTCAGCCCGAACACTGAAGATGGGTCGTGGATGGTCCTTCCAGCGTGACACCAGGGCAACCAAGGAGTGGataaagaaggagaagaagaagcttaTGCCGCTTTTCCACTACCTCTACACGgctcgccacggctcggtttggttgtgtttccgtTACACTTGGTGCCTCCTGTACGTGGGCGGGGTGGTGGtggtaacacggctgcgcgtgttgctgctcaccctgcggctttttgtcgcacagaaggcaagagaagagagccagagaagactcctggccgccagacaaaacagtatcgaaaagtaccggagagttttgtttacgagcttcaaaaagacgacgtttggaggtaagctaacggttgctaacgctagcttttgtTATCCGCGTTATggcgcttccagtgacgacactcatcggccaatcagtggaaggcagtcggccgacgtcacgttttagtaacgcttcggcacGCTTGGGACCGGGGCTGAGGTGATATGGAAAATattcccggttgcaggtacggcgtgctggTGGAAACACGCCATAAAATCCCTCCTCCAGGAGCGTCTCGTCTTTTACTTTAAATCCCGTTTAAATCGGTTTCTAACATTCAtctaaagtcttttttttctggattTTTGGTTCAAATGAAAGTTAGACTGTTCATTTCTGTGTAAGCGAGCAAATAATTATTTCCCCCGACTACACGTAGGATCCTGGATCAGAACTACAGTCCAGAGAGAACCCGGTTTGCTCCTTCAGAACCAGTTTACAAAGTCAAAAGTTTCCTTCTTCTGGACCGAGGAGGACGCATTGCACGCTCAGATTGATCTGGATCTCCTTCCCGCCGCCAtctgtcacatgactgtgaCATCACGGTTTGCACTGAGTTATTTAATGCCCGGCCGAAGGTCGTTGGTCCCACAGTGGGGCGGACGGAGCTCCTCCCGGACCTGCTGTTACACTGAGATGAAGGTAAAGCTGTCAgaaaaatgctgtttttatACGAACCACTGAATCCAAGCCTGGTGTCCTTAATGACACCAACACAGACTCTGTTCTGCTGAAACTGGACCGGTTTAACCTCCTGTGGAAGGACGGCAGCaccacaaagaagaagaagaaaataatctATTTTTATACAATGTGCTTTATTGTTTCTTCtaaggaaagagaaaaaggataaaaaaccaaaagaaatcacatttaaaatctgaaaaatgcTGATTTTACTCCACATTTCACGCTTGTTTACGTCGTTTTccacctttcttctt
This window contains:
- the phc2a gene encoding polyhomeotic-like protein 2, with protein sequence MTSGNGNNNSSQHNGESKPAQAVDQSHVLTHLIEGFVIQEGAEPFPVERPSFSVDVLRRHTADSKMDGLSSKELKAQQEPMLTCELCGRVDFAYIFKRSKRFCSTVCAKRYNVGCTKRMGLFPNRKTTLENLKKQKTLNGSHRNGSLELKKKPAPPVQKPPPPAAAAPHSVRPAQGESSQCADLSGYQRPPSPPPAAQRVAPELPPLPPLPHSFLPSDPGHWNIADVYEFISSLPGCLEIAEEFRSQEIDGQALLLLKEDHLMGTMNIKLGPALKIFAQISMLRDS